tttttgtttgggaattatgaaaaattataatttcatttaatattctATGCACATTGAaagcataaaaatataactgatataaaataaatttataatatgtttattattattttatctctTCAAATGAATATACCACAATATTATAAGACATACTAGTTTttattgtaatattattgtatatttttttttttttacaataaaTCTCTTAACtattatgtgtatatatttaaaggtgttaaaaaaatataaaacaggAAGGTgcataatatgtatatgtatatatatatatatatatatatatatatatatataattattcttcCTCTTGATTGTCCatttaatttctttaaataaatatatatatattatataaatgtccatataattatataaaaaaaaggaaaaaatcataaaattattttaaaaatatatttacgtAGTAAAAcaacaaaatgataatattataacaaatataataaatggatatttaacattataaaataatatatatatatatatatatatacacgcacacatatatatatttatttattttatataatttatcgtATTAGAAGGTCCTTTTGTTCAAATATTACAAgggtttttattttttcccttgtttttataaaaattgtgtaaaatatataattcatatgatataatatttgtaatgaaaatattaaaataatacatacatatataattaaaagatTTATAATGTGACACCcttctatataatttattaagacGCTGCTTTTTTTCAAAACACTACATTTATAAttgtatattaatatatattttttattcctgaagttattaaaatttatattacaacTTATAAGCtattaacataatttttttaaatttaacaCTTGTATATcgtattgaaaaaaaaaaaaaaaaaaaaaaaaaaaaaaaaaaaaaactttgtttcatgtttttctttttctaaaaaaaatttacatattttttataaatattaacatGAAAAATAAAGTAGAATAATATTgctattatttaataatccCAGAAAGTACAATCAatgcacaaaaaaaaaaaaaaatatatatatatatatgtataatatatacatgtataatatgaataaaatatatatatatatatatatgtaaaatatatatatacatatatataacatataattgatagcattaaaataattatatattatgggTAATTTAATGATTTCCTTTTTGAAAAAAGACACACAAAGTATTACTTTGGAGGAGCTAgccaaaataataaaaaagtgcAAACACGTCGTTGCCTTAACAGGGTCAGGTACATCAGCAGAAAGTAACATCCCAAGTTTCCGAGGGTCATCGAATTCGATATGGAGTAAGTATGACCCAAGAATATATGGAACTATATGGGGTTTCTGGAAGTATCCTGAGAAGATATGGGAAGTAATACGAGATATATCATCTGACTATGAAATAGAAATAAACAATGGTCATGCAGCATTATCAACTTTAGAAAGTTTGGGTTATTTAAAATCAGTAGTAACACAGAATGTCGATGGATTACATGAAGCAAGTGGGAATACAAAGGTTATATCATTACATGGGAATGTATTTGAAGCAGTATGTTGTACATGTAATAAAAtagtaaaattaaataaaataatgttaCAGAAAACATCTCATTTTATGCATCAGTTACCACCTGAATGTCCTTGTGGAGGAATATTTAAACCGAACATTGTATTATTTGGAGAGGTTGTTTCATCAGATCTTTTAAAAGAAGCAGAGGAAGAAATAACAAAATGTGATTTACTTTTAGTAATTGGCACATCATCAACAGTATCAACAGCTACTAATTTGTGTCATTTCGCttgtaagaaaaaaaaaaaaattgtggaaattaatatatccaaaacatatataacaaaCAAAATGTCTGATTATCATGTGTGTGCAAAATTTAGTGAATTAATTAAAGTggcaaatatattaaaagggGTCAagtgaaaaaaatatgacaCTAAATGTAGCTCACacgtacatatataaatatatatataaatacatatataaatacatatatatgtacatatatatatattatttattttcattttattttttaattttttttatatttcatgttCCTAATGTGGATACATTCTGTTCATTTGAAaacttttcttttaaatataaaaatatggattttattttttcatcatctgGGATATCAgaaaatttatgtatatgtcTAAAAAAGGTACATAATATGGTGACACATTTTTGTATATGCTGGAACCATAATATCCATTGATCATAATTAGTTGTAATATTAGGTTCttctaaataaatatatatattttcgtTATTAATAtctgtatttatattttttaatattggTAAAATTTCatctgttttttttaaaacaaaaccaattaaaataaataaaaataagatacCTTTTTTTgaaagtatatttttttgaaaagtTTTATTCATAagattaattaattttaattgttggttatctatatttttaactAATTCTTCTAAATAttctattaaattttttaatgcttctttaaataatttgaattcattatttttataaatcatatatatacaatcaataaaatatatagaattatttaataaaagttcattttcattatcatttataatatttgtatatatattattaatattaacattatttccatttaattgtgtataaatatatttaatagtttcatatttattacatgCATTTGATAtttcatcatataaaaaagaacatTTCTCTTTAATTATGGTTTTCATAGTTTCTATtctattcattttattattatattcttcttgttctttttttagtaaattttctttttctaaattcttttttaaaatctcTTCTTGTTCTAATTGTGTTTTTATTCTTCCTCTATTAAg
This region of Plasmodium sp. gorilla clade G2 genome assembly, chromosome: 13 genomic DNA includes:
- a CDS encoding transcriptional regulatory protein sir2a encodes the protein MGNLMISFLKKDTQSITLEELAKIIKKCKHVVALTGSGTSAESNIPSFRGSSNSIWSKYDPRIYGTIWGFWKYPEKIWEVIRDISSDYEIEINNGHAALSTLESLGYLKSVVTQNVDGLHEASGNTKVISLHGNVFEAVCCTCNKIVKLNKIMLQKTSHFMHQLPPECPCGGIFKPNIVLFGEVVSSDLLKEAEEEITKCDLLLVIGTSSTVSTATNLCHFACKKKKKIVEINISKTYITNKMSDYHVCAKFSELIKVANILKGVK